In a single window of the Tribolium castaneum strain GA2 chromosome 8, icTriCast1.1, whole genome shotgun sequence genome:
- the Tes gene encoding testin: MTESDAPNWLTELEKKREIRLKTRLGHEAGAGAPCIKCSEKCPGLDLHFWRKICKNCKCSKEDHDVHDDDIYGWAQFQLLGSKPTRTKRKIVLPGKKDEVELEWAPKGNTETIDRYLKTVAPETLPVKGSQAAQERKQLLQKQIPIHDLDPSLCHELTDSELNQMQDYIKHMKGSAGVGQIIQFGVNYGNLYHLGEPNTAKIVSDRIPKTIPANETVQLLPGLHPKQFEKKLSMKDQKELDAFFDKIPKPVNMTAHAEKSGYVNSPNFVTSAGQITQYTNPETSEITPLGSTLPVSRFARELIPDSNLTSDVTNQNLPAKLKNDPNSNKLPEYNPSRLNVPESQLVPNPVKIGSIRDITYTPEIKSAIKTENPTPGETPNEKIPPPIETKHCRKCRKQFAPGEFAIFVEKSSDLFHNNCFKCAGCNQNLADLFYFYDKESGDVYCGRDFAKIRGIPRCKACDELIFVKEYCLAENSTFHLKHFCCFECDEALAGQNYVVEDSQPICLPCFEKVKANKCTSCLRVIRPDEEGLTLAQGIHFHTAEECFCCSVCKKPLLGAKLLFRNGKLFCSHECFKSDK; this comes from the exons ATGACGGAAAGTGACGCCCCAAATTGGCTCACAGAGCTCGAAAAAAAACGCGAAATTCGTCTAAAGACCCGTTTGGGTCACGAAGCTGGTGCCGGTGCCCCATGTATAAAATGTTCGGAAAAGTGTCCCGGTCTCGACTTGCATTTCTGGCGGAAAATCTGCAAGAATTGCAAGTGTTCGAAGGAGGATCACGACGTCCACGATGATGATATTTACGGATGGGCCCAATTTCAATTATTAGGAAGTAAACCAACAAGAACCAAGCGAAAAATTG TTTTGCCGGGGAAAAAGGACGAAGTGGAGTTGGAATGGGCCCCCAAAGGCAATACCGAGACAATTGATCGCTATTTGAAAACTGTGGCGCCTGAAACGTTGCCAGTTAAGGGATCACAAGCGGCTCAAGAGCGCAAACAACTCCTCCAGAAGCAGATTCCAATTCATGATTTGGATCCGAGTTTGTGTCACGAATTGACCGATTCGGAATTGAATCAAATGCAAGATTACATCAAACATATGAAAGGGAGTGCTGGAGTGGGGCAAATCATACAATTTGGTGTCAATTATGGGAATTTGTACCACTTGGGAGAACCCAACACTGCTAAAATCGTCTCTGACCGAATTCCCAAAACAATTCCAGCGAACGAAACCGTCCAATTATTACCAGGGCTCCACCCCAaacaatttgagaaaaaattatcaatgaAAGACCAAAAAGAACTAGACGCTTTCTTCGATAAAATACCCAAACCTGTTAATATGACAGCACATGCAGAAAAGTCGGGTTATGTCAATTCGCCCAATTTTGTCACTTCCGCTGGACAAATCACACAATATACAAATCCTGAGACGTCCGAAATAACCCCATTGGGATCCACACTTCCGGTTTCACGCTTTGCGCGCGAATTAATCCCTGATTCGAACCTAACCAGTGACGTGACCAATCAAAACCTTCccgcgaaattaaaaaatgacccGAATTCAAACAAACTCCCCGAGTACAATCCAAGTCGTTTAAATGTTCCGGAAAGTCAACTAGTACCAAATCCGGTCAAAATTGGCTCAATTCGTGATATTACCTACACTCCAGAGATTAAAAGTGCCATTAAAACCGAAAATCCAACACCCGGGGAAACCCCAAATGAGAAAATACCACCACCAATCGAAACCAAACACTGTCGCAAGTGTCGTAAACAATTCGCACCGGGTGAATTTGCGATTTTTGTCGAGAAATCAAGCGATTTGTTTcacaataattgttttaaatgcGCCGGTTGTAACCAAAATTTGgccgatttattttatttctacgATAAAGAATCGGGTGATGTTTATTGCGGACGTGACTTTGCAAAAATTCGGGGCATTCCCCGATGTAAGGCTTGCGATGAGTTGATATTTGTTAAGGAGTATTGTTTGGCTGAAAATTCGACGTTTCACTTGAagcatttttgttgttttgagTGTGATGAGGCTTTGGCTGGTCAAAATTATGTTGTTGAAGATTCCCAACCGATTTGTTTGCCTTGTTTTGAAAAAGTCAAAGCGAATAAATGTACAAGTTGTTTGCGAGTGATTCGACCAGATGAAGAAGGTTTGACGTTGGCTCAAGGAATACATTTTCATACGGCTGAAGAGTGTTTTTGTTGTTCGGTTTGTAAAAAACCGTTATTGGGGGCCAAGTTGTTGTTCAGGAATGGAAAGTTGTTTTGCTCGCATGAGTgttttaaaagtgataaataa
- the LOC655732 gene encoding uncharacterized protein LOC655732: MAKIFVFVVALIALQGVCAKPKAKQQEKSTLEELAAQTQVLVNNVTQTLGIKELPDSKKVVEVLNTNAQNLANHVQEIVEKLKTEAKAHQPEVDNVIKQVEQKLSETAATLQQAAGPEATAKAKELKKNLDDGLKTAVAQVEKLVKAVEPDATKAKTDIQNAAQTLLNQIAEVSNNLQAQVKQTIAEHEKTHKN, from the exons ATGGCCAAAATCTTCGTTTTCGTTGTCGCTCTCATCGCCCTCCAG gGCGTTTGTGCCAAACCCAAAGCCAAACAACAAGAAAAGTCAACTTTGGAAGAATTAGCCGCCCAAACGCAAGTTTTGGTCAACAATGTCACACAAACATTAGGCATCAAAGAACTGCCCGATTCCAAAAAGGTCGTCGAAGTTTTGAACACAAATGCCCAAAATTTGGCCAATCACGTGCAAGAAATCGTCGAAAAACTCAAAACTGAAGCCAAGGCTCACCAACCAGAGGTCGACAATGTCATCAAACAAGTTGAACAAAAATTGAGCGAAACTGCCGCCACTTTACAACAAGCAGCCGGACCTGAAGCCACCGCCAAAGCCAAAGAACTCAAAAAGAACCTGGATGATGGACTCAAGACTGCTGTGGCTCAAGTCGAAAAGTTGGTCAAGGCCGTCGAACCCGACGCAACCA AAGCCAAAACCGACATCCAAAACGCCGCTCAAACCCTTCTGAACCAAATCGCTGAAGTCAGCAACAATTTGCAAGCGCAAGTCAAACAAACCATCGCTGAACAcgaaaaaacacacaaaaattaa
- the Gld gene encoding glucose dehydrogenase [FAD, quinone], translated as MACNCPVTQPGPTLASTCGGAQYMLFMGLLEVFLRSQCDLEDPCGRPHNTPVLPEYDFIIVGGGSSGAVVASRLSEIPEWNVLLIEAGLDEPTGTQVPSMFLNFIGSEIDWGYQTEPEPSACLAETEQRCYWPRGKVLGGTSVMNGMMYIRGSRKDYDDWAKAGNEGWSYNEVLPYFLKSEDNKQADSMDRGYHSTGGLLTVSQFPYHPPLSQALLKAAQELGYPIRDLNGAYHTGFNIAQTTNRNGSRLSTAKAFLRPFKNRRNLNILMNSTVTRVLINTTTKQAYGVEVINNGVKQVIYASKEVIVSGGAINSPQILLLSGIGPSQDLQQVNVPVVHNLPGVGKNLQNHVAHFVNFNINDTNSAPLNWATAMEYLLFRDGLMSGTGISEVTGFINTKYNDPRLEHPDIQLFFGGFLANCARTGQVGERVDNGTRQIQMIPTVLHPKSRGVLKLRDNNPLSTPLIYANYFTHPNDVKVITEGIKFAMKLSETKALKRYGFQLDRTPVQGCESLTFGTDPYWDCAVKRQTGPENHQAGSCKMGPSSDPMAVVNPMLQVHGIDRLRVIDASIMPAVTTGNTNAPCIMIAEKGSDLIKSRWLTPQAGFFYTNMPNQRIDRQWGSW; from the exons ATGGCTTGCAATTGTCCCGTGACGCAACCAGGCCCCACCCTCGCCTCCACCTGTGGTGGTGCCCAATATATGCTTTTCATGGGTTTATTGGAGGTGTTTTTGAGGTCACAATGTGACCTTGAAGACCCATGTGGCCGACCCCATAACACCCCCGTTCTCCCTGAATACGATTTTATTATTGTCGGGGGTGGCAGTTCGGGGGCGGTGGTGGCAAGTCGTCTCTCGGAAATTCCCGAATGGAATGTACTTTTAATCGAAGCAGGCTTGGACGAACCAACCGGTACCCAAGTACCgtcaatgtttttaaattttattggttcGGAAATTGACTGGGGGTATCAGACGGAACCAGAACCTTCAGCGTGTCTGGCAGAGACGGAACAGAGGTGCTATTGGCCAAGAGGGAAAGTACTGGGTGGTACTTCGGTCATGAATGGGATGATGTATATCCGAGGGTCGAGAAAGGATTACGACGATTGGGCAAAAGCTGGCAATGAAGGATGGAGTTATAATGAAGTACTACCCTATTTTCTAAAGAGTGAAGATAATAAGCAAGCGGATAGTATGGATAGGGGGTACCATTCAACAGGGGGGTTGTTGACAGTGTCACAGTTTCCCTATCATCCACCACTATCACAGGCGTTGCTAAAGGCGGCGCAAGAGTTGGGGTACCCAATCAGGGACTTGAATGGAGCGTATCATACTGGGTTTAACATTGCGCAAACAACCAATAGAAATGGGTCGAGGTTAAGTACGGCTAAAGCTTTTCTAAGGCCGTTCAAAAATCGAAGAAACTTGAATATTTTGATGAACTCAACCGTAACCAGAGTTCTCATCAATACAACCACGAAACAGGCATATGGAGTCGAAGTTATTAATAATGGCGTCAAACAAGTAATTTACGCGAGTAAAGAGGTTATAGTATCTGGGG gtgCTATCAACTCGCCCCAAATCCTACTTTTAAGTGGCATAGGTCCCAGTCAGGACCTCCAACAGGTCAACGTTCCTGTGGTGCACAATCTCCCAGGTGTGGgcaaaaatcttcaaaatcaTGTCGCACATTTTGTCAATTTCAATATCAATGATACAAATAGTGCACCTTTGAACTGGGCCACAGCTATGGAGTACCTTCTTTTCCGTGACGGTCTAATGAGTGGTACCGGTATATCCGAAGTGACTGGATTCATAAACACGAAATATAACGATCCAAGACTGGAGCACCCCGATATTCAGTTGTTCTTTGGAGgatttttagcaaattgtgCAAGGACCGGACAAGTGGGGGAGCGGGTGGATAATGGTACTcgacaaattcaaatgatacCAACTGTCTTGCACCCAAAAAGTCGCGGAGTATTAAAATTGAGAGATAACAACCCTCTCAGCACACCTTTGATTTATGCCAATTATTTCACACATCCGAATGATGTCAAGGTTATCACTGAAGGGATCAAATTTGCAATGAAACTATCGGAAACTAAAG CTTTGAAACGATACGGATTCCAACTTGACCGGACACCGGTCCAGGGCTGTGAATCCCTTACTTTTGGTACAGATCCGTATTGGGATTGTGCCGTAAAACGACAAACCGGTCCAGAGAACCATCAAGCCGGTAGTTGTAAAATGGGTCCATCCAGTGACCCCATGGCTGTTGTTAACCCAATGCTCCAGGTCCACGGTATTGACCGGTTACGGGTTATTGATGCAAGTATTATGCCAGCGGTTACAACCGGAAACACCAACGCTCCCTGTATCATGATAGCGGAAAAAGGGAGCGATTTGATCAAATCAAGGTGGCTAACACCACAAGCTGGGTTCTTTTACACAAATATGCCCAACCAAAGGATAGACAGGCAATGGGGGTCCTGGTGA
- the LOC655607 gene encoding endoglucanase F isoform X1, producing the protein MFYSLWVLLFITFGSAYDYRHALKLSLLFYEAQRSGPLPASNRITWRSDSALDDHGLNNEDLTGGYYDASDYVKFSFTMAFTTTILTWGMLSFRHAYNEAGQYQHGLDAIKWATDYFIKCHASKYEFYGQIGDFSLDHAFWGRPEEMNMTRPAYKIDIEHPGSDLAGEAVAALAAASLLFENFNQSYSDELLRHATELYDFATMYRGLYHDSIPGAKVYYEFRSTGYGDELTWAAIWLYKKTKDVKYIEQAETFYTKFRIKDRPNEFFYNKKVAGIQLLLAELTLRPEYISTIKNFCDYTIKEQIRTPKGLIFIDKSGTLSHAANVAFICLHAGLTLNISQAAYVSFAKEQINYMLGSTGQSFVVGYGQNYPKQPHHSASSCPNLPEPCGWKQFTWKGPNPQILYGALVSGPDQNDHYEDVREEFLYNEVTLDYNAGFQSTLAGLIYIENENKL; encoded by the exons ATGTTCTACTCATTGTGGGTGCTACTATTTATTACATTTGGCTCCGCCTATGATTATCGCCACGCCCTCAAACTCTCCCTCCTTTTCTACGAAGCACAACGTTCCGGCCCTCTCCCTGCCTCTAATCGCATCACGTGGCGTTCAGACTCCGCCCTTGACGACCATGGTCTTAACAACGAAGACTTGACCGGTGGTTACTACGACGCCAGCGATTACgtcaaattttcatttacgATGGCTTTCACAACCACGATTTTAACATGGGGGATGTTATCATTCCGACACGCCTATAACGAAGCCGGCCAATATCAACACGGTCTCGATGCCATCAAGTGGGCCACGgactattttattaaatgccaCGCATCCAAGTACGAGTTTTACGGCCAgattggtgatttttcgctTGACCACGCCTTCTGGGGGCGGCCCGAAGAGATGAATATGACACGACCGGCCTATAAGATTGACATAGAGCATCCAGGGTCGGATTTAGCGGGAGAGGCGGTGGCGGCATTGGCAGCCGCTAgtcttttatttgaaaatttcaatcaATCATATTCAGACGAATTGTTACGCCACGCGACTGAATTGTACGATTTTGCGACAATGTATCGAGGGTTGTATCACGATTCTATACCAGGGGCTAAGGTCTATTACGA ATTTAGGTCTACAGGGTACGGAGATGAACTAACGTGGGCTGCCATTTGGTTGTATAAAAAAACCAAAGATGTGAAATATATCGAACAAGCCGAAACGTTTTACACGAAATTTCGGATTAAAGACAGACCGAACgaatttttctataataaaaaagtggcCGGCATTCAg CTTCTTTTAGCTGAATTAACACTCCGCCCAGAATACATCtcgacaataaaaaatttctgcGATTATACAATCAAAGAACAGATCCGGACTCCCAAGGGCCTTATTTTCATCGACAAGTCAGGGACACTATCACATGCCGCTAATGTCGCATTCATTTGCCTACAT GCCGGTCTTACTTTAAACATATCGCAGGCGGCTTATGTCAGTTTTGCCAAAGAACAAATCAACTACATGTTAGGCTCAACGGGTCAAAGTTTTGTAGTTGGCTATGGCCAAAATTACCCTAAACAGCCGCATCATTCAGCCAG ttccTGTCCGAATTTGCCCGAACCTTGCGGGTGGAAACAATTTACGTGGAAAGGGCCGAATCCACAAATTTTGTATGGGGCCCTTGTAAGTGGCCCCGATCAAAATGATCATTACGAAGACGTAAGAGAGGAATTTTTGTATAATGAAGTGACACTGGATTACAATGCGGGATTTCAAAGCACTCTAGCTGGACTTATTTATATTGAAAATGAGAAtaaattgtga
- the LOC655607 gene encoding endoglucanase F isoform X2 — MFYSLWVLLFITFGSAYDYRHALKLSLLFYEAQRSGPLPASNRITWRSDSALDDHGLNNEDLTGGYYDASDYVKFSFTMAFTTTILTWGMLSFRHAYNEAGQYQHGLDAIKWATDYFIKCHASKYEFYGQIGDFSLDHAFWGRPEEMNMTRPAYKIDIEHPGSDLAGEAVAALAAASLLFENFNQSYSDELLRHATELYDFATMYRGLYHDSIPGAKVYYESTGYGDELTWAAIWLYKKTKDVKYIEQAETFYTKFRIKDRPNEFFYNKKVAGIQLLLAELTLRPEYISTIKNFCDYTIKEQIRTPKGLIFIDKSGTLSHAANVAFICLHAGLTLNISQAAYVSFAKEQINYMLGSTGQSFVVGYGQNYPKQPHHSASSCPNLPEPCGWKQFTWKGPNPQILYGALVSGPDQNDHYEDVREEFLYNEVTLDYNAGFQSTLAGLIYIENENKL, encoded by the exons ATGTTCTACTCATTGTGGGTGCTACTATTTATTACATTTGGCTCCGCCTATGATTATCGCCACGCCCTCAAACTCTCCCTCCTTTTCTACGAAGCACAACGTTCCGGCCCTCTCCCTGCCTCTAATCGCATCACGTGGCGTTCAGACTCCGCCCTTGACGACCATGGTCTTAACAACGAAGACTTGACCGGTGGTTACTACGACGCCAGCGATTACgtcaaattttcatttacgATGGCTTTCACAACCACGATTTTAACATGGGGGATGTTATCATTCCGACACGCCTATAACGAAGCCGGCCAATATCAACACGGTCTCGATGCCATCAAGTGGGCCACGgactattttattaaatgccaCGCATCCAAGTACGAGTTTTACGGCCAgattggtgatttttcgctTGACCACGCCTTCTGGGGGCGGCCCGAAGAGATGAATATGACACGACCGGCCTATAAGATTGACATAGAGCATCCAGGGTCGGATTTAGCGGGAGAGGCGGTGGCGGCATTGGCAGCCGCTAgtcttttatttgaaaatttcaatcaATCATATTCAGACGAATTGTTACGCCACGCGACTGAATTGTACGATTTTGCGACAATGTATCGAGGGTTGTATCACGATTCTATACCAGGGGCTAAGGTCTATTACGA GTCTACAGGGTACGGAGATGAACTAACGTGGGCTGCCATTTGGTTGTATAAAAAAACCAAAGATGTGAAATATATCGAACAAGCCGAAACGTTTTACACGAAATTTCGGATTAAAGACAGACCGAACgaatttttctataataaaaaagtggcCGGCATTCAg CTTCTTTTAGCTGAATTAACACTCCGCCCAGAATACATCtcgacaataaaaaatttctgcGATTATACAATCAAAGAACAGATCCGGACTCCCAAGGGCCTTATTTTCATCGACAAGTCAGGGACACTATCACATGCCGCTAATGTCGCATTCATTTGCCTACAT GCCGGTCTTACTTTAAACATATCGCAGGCGGCTTATGTCAGTTTTGCCAAAGAACAAATCAACTACATGTTAGGCTCAACGGGTCAAAGTTTTGTAGTTGGCTATGGCCAAAATTACCCTAAACAGCCGCATCATTCAGCCAG ttccTGTCCGAATTTGCCCGAACCTTGCGGGTGGAAACAATTTACGTGGAAAGGGCCGAATCCACAAATTTTGTATGGGGCCCTTGTAAGTGGCCCCGATCAAAATGATCATTACGAAGACGTAAGAGAGGAATTTTTGTATAATGAAGTGACACTGGATTACAATGCGGGATTTCAAAGCACTCTAGCTGGACTTATTTATATTGAAAATGAGAAtaaattgtga
- the PhKgamma gene encoding phosphorylase b kinase gamma catalytic chain, skeletal muscle/heart isoform isoform X2: MAKEEEDDKLPDQDAAKEFYAKYEPKEILGRGISSTVRRCIEKETGKAFAAKIIDLSNDNNSEGVSAKEATKQEVAILRHVAGHSYIIELQDVFESPTFIFLVFELCKNGELFDYLTSVVTLSEKKTRYIMRQVLEGVAHIHARNIVHRDLKPENILLDDNLNVKITDFGFAKKLAEGELVHELCGTPGYLAPETLKCSMFEDAPGYSYEVDVWACGVIMYTLLVGCPPFWHRKQMVMLRNIMEGKYSFSSPEWADISEEPKDLIRRLLVVDPKQRISIDDALRHPFFHTMKLHHRKFQARQKFQWAILVVRAMIRLQRLKFTPEPLSLDTARTDPYRVKLLRKIVDGCAFRVYGHWVKKGEGQNRAALFENIPKTELKHIYVTNLSR; this comes from the exons ATGGCTAAAGAAGAAGAAGACGATAAATTACCAGATCAAGATGCTGCAAAAgagttttatgcaaaatatgAACCAAAGGAAATTCTTGGAAG AGGAATAAGTTCGACCGTTCGCCGATGTATTGAAAAAGAAACGGGTAAAGCGTTTGCGGCAAAAATAATCGATTTAAGCAATGATAACAACAGTGAAGGTGTCTCAGCTAAAGAGGCAACGAAGCAAGAAGTTGCCATTTTGCGTCACGTGGCCGGCCATTCGTACATTATTGAATTACAAGACGTTTTTGAATCACCCACGttcatatttttggtttttgaattGTGCAAAAACGGTGAATTGTTTGATTATCTCACCTCAGTGGTGACTTTGTCAGAGAAAAAAACAAGGTATATAATGCGGCAGGTGTTGGAAGGAGTGGCGCATATACACGCTAGAAATATAGTCCATAGAGACCTTAAACCGGAAAATATCCTTCTTGACGATAATCTCAACGTAAAAATTACCGATTTtggttttgcaaaaaaattagcaGAGGGAGAATTGGTTCATGAATTGTGTGGAACTCCGGGTTATTTAGCACCGGAAACTTTAAAGTGTAGCATGTTTGAAGACGCTCCCGGCTATTCGTATGAAGTTGACGT gTGGGCTTGTGGTGTCATTATGTACACACT TTTAGTAGGTTGTCCCCCGTTTTGGCACCGCAAACAAATGGTCATGTTGCGTAACATAATGGAGGGGAAGTACTCGTTTTCCTCGCCCGAATGGGCCGATATTTCAG agGAACCAAAGGATTTGATTCGACGTTTACTAGTAGTCGACCCGAAACAACGCATTTCAATTGATGACGCGTTAAGGCATCCGTTCTTCCATACGATG AAATTACATCATCGTAAGTTTCAAGCCCGACAAAAATTCCAATGGGCCATTTTGGTGGTTAGGGCAATGATACGTTTACAACGATTGAAGTTTACACCGGAACCTTTGAGTTTGGATACGGCTAGGACCGATCCATATCGTGTTAAACTTTTGAGAAAA ATTGTTGATGGTTGTGCGTTTCGAGTTTATGGACATTGGGTGAAAAAAGGCGAAGGGCAAAACAGAGCCGccctttttgaaaatataccAAAAACCGAATTGAAACATATCTACGTCACCAATTTAAGCCGATAA
- the PhKgamma gene encoding phosphorylase b kinase gamma catalytic chain, skeletal muscle/heart isoform isoform X1 has product MAKEEEDDKLPDQDAAKEFYAKYEPKEILGRGISSTVRRCIEKETGKAFAAKIIDLSNDNNSEGVSAKEATKQEVAILRHVAGHSYIIELQDVFESPTFIFLVFELCKNGELFDYLTSVVTLSEKKTRYIMRQVLEGVAHIHARNIVHRDLKPENILLDDNLNVKITDFGFAKKLAEGELVHELCGTPGYLAPETLKCSMFEDAPGYSYEVDVWACGVIMYTLLVGCPPFWHRKQMVMLRNIMEGKYSFSSPEWADISEEPKDLIRRLLVVDPKQRISIDDALRHPFFHTMQLWDQDIAPLKYALRKNSRRFSRISEMALKLHHRKFQARQKFQWAILVVRAMIRLQRLKFTPEPLSLDTARTDPYRVKLLRKIVDGCAFRVYGHWVKKGEGQNRAALFENIPKTELKHIYVTNLSR; this is encoded by the exons ATGGCTAAAGAAGAAGAAGACGATAAATTACCAGATCAAGATGCTGCAAAAgagttttatgcaaaatatgAACCAAAGGAAATTCTTGGAAG AGGAATAAGTTCGACCGTTCGCCGATGTATTGAAAAAGAAACGGGTAAAGCGTTTGCGGCAAAAATAATCGATTTAAGCAATGATAACAACAGTGAAGGTGTCTCAGCTAAAGAGGCAACGAAGCAAGAAGTTGCCATTTTGCGTCACGTGGCCGGCCATTCGTACATTATTGAATTACAAGACGTTTTTGAATCACCCACGttcatatttttggtttttgaattGTGCAAAAACGGTGAATTGTTTGATTATCTCACCTCAGTGGTGACTTTGTCAGAGAAAAAAACAAGGTATATAATGCGGCAGGTGTTGGAAGGAGTGGCGCATATACACGCTAGAAATATAGTCCATAGAGACCTTAAACCGGAAAATATCCTTCTTGACGATAATCTCAACGTAAAAATTACCGATTTtggttttgcaaaaaaattagcaGAGGGAGAATTGGTTCATGAATTGTGTGGAACTCCGGGTTATTTAGCACCGGAAACTTTAAAGTGTAGCATGTTTGAAGACGCTCCCGGCTATTCGTATGAAGTTGACGT gTGGGCTTGTGGTGTCATTATGTACACACT TTTAGTAGGTTGTCCCCCGTTTTGGCACCGCAAACAAATGGTCATGTTGCGTAACATAATGGAGGGGAAGTACTCGTTTTCCTCGCCCGAATGGGCCGATATTTCAG agGAACCAAAGGATTTGATTCGACGTTTACTAGTAGTCGACCCGAAACAACGCATTTCAATTGATGACGCGTTAAGGCATCCGTTCTTCCATACGATG CAATTGTGGGATCAGGATATCGCACCATTGAAATATGCATTGCGAAAGAACAGTCGCAGATTCAGTAGAATTTCAGAGATGGCTTTG AAATTACATCATCGTAAGTTTCAAGCCCGACAAAAATTCCAATGGGCCATTTTGGTGGTTAGGGCAATGATACGTTTACAACGATTGAAGTTTACACCGGAACCTTTGAGTTTGGATACGGCTAGGACCGATCCATATCGTGTTAAACTTTTGAGAAAA ATTGTTGATGGTTGTGCGTTTCGAGTTTATGGACATTGGGTGAAAAAAGGCGAAGGGCAAAACAGAGCCGccctttttgaaaatataccAAAAACCGAATTGAAACATATCTACGTCACCAATTTAAGCCGATAA
- the LOC103313291 gene encoding zinc finger protein 33B, producing the protein MSKLLCIVCVNNTANLKNLNEITSKQTQIITKLRQCVPEVEWSIESQICQTCLEQLENVCAFRDLCIKSYLSRKNEIKLEEEKPPPHDDHFVCFHCEKTFKIKSVLEEHIKYKHTDTKPLNICDVCGSSFSNKYLLKRHLKNVHATEKKFKCELCERKFASPVYLNAHKRYHSGERKHICSFCGKGYITASDLYHHEKIHANKRAYRCHICPKAFNTSSDLHKHKICVHQDRSQWKYECSFCQRRFPLKTNLDTHTKTHTGERNFLCHLCDRKCINRSVLKRHIESHSIVKSFKCNLCLQGYKYQKSLDIHMMKIHGIGDVKIPERIKKYFCSICPKSYFANNKLQKHIRTHTGERPFHCPACDKCFIDKSYIKQHLKTAHNVFE; encoded by the exons ATGTCGAAACTATTATGCATTGTTTGCGTAAACAATACAGCGAATCTCAAAAACTTGAATGAAATCACGTCAAAACAAAcccaaataataacaaaactgCGCCAATGCGTCCCCGAAGTG GAATGGTCCATAGAATCCCAGATATGTCAAACGTGTTTGGAACAATTAGAAAATGTGTGCGCATTTCGCGATTTGTGCATAAAATCGTACCTTAGTCGAAAAAACGAAATCAAATTGGAAGAGGAGAAGCCTCCACCACACGACGACCATTTCGTGTGTTTCCATTGCGAGAAAACATTCAAAATAAAGAGCGTTCTTGAAGAACACATCAAATACAAACACACCGATACGAAACCGTTGAATATTTGTGATGTGTGCGGTTCGTCGTttagtaataaatatttattgaaacGGCACTTGAAAAACGTGCACGCAActgagaaaaaatttaaatgcgaATTGTGTGAACGAAAATTCGCATCACCTGTGTATTTAAATGCACACAAACGGTACCATTCAGGCGAGAGAAAACACATTTGTTCGTTCTGTGGTAAGGGGTACATTACAGCCAGTGATTTGTATCACCATGAAAAAATTCATGCTAATAAAAGAGCATATAGATGTCACATTTGCCCTAAGGCTTTTAACACTTCTTCAGATTTacataaacacaaaatttgtgtACACCAGGATAGATCGCAGTGGAAATACGAGTGCAGTTTCTGTCAGAGGAGATTTCCTCTGAAGACTAATCTCGACACACATACAAAAACTCATACGGGAGAGAGGAATTTTCTGTGCCATTTATGCGATAGGAAATGTATTAATCGATCGGTTTTAAAACGACACATTGAAAGTCACTCTATTGTGAAATCGTTCAAATGTAATCTGTGTTTACAAGGATATAAGTATCAAAAAAGTCTCGATATACACATGATGAAAATACATGGGATTGGCGATGTAAAAATACCAGAACGGatcaaaaaatacttttgtaGTATTTGTCCAAAGAGTTATTTCGCAAACAATAAACTACAAAAGCACATAAGGACGCACACAGGAGAGCGACCATTTCATTGTCCTGCTTGtgataaatgttttattgacAAGTCGTACATTAAACAGCATTTAAAGACTGCTCATAAtgtatttgaataa